From the genome of Impatiens glandulifera chromosome 9, dImpGla2.1, whole genome shotgun sequence, one region includes:
- the LOC124916411 gene encoding uncharacterized protein LOC124916411, translating to MDDEVLAGFARHTRKRRDTHEPNGLVNQEEGETSRAVTIEDIVRVMSGIAQQHTPTNKFAEFKKLAPPYFDGSSDPLKADKWIKELEKFFDVLKCDDAEKIRFTIFQLQGNASDWWELEKQTYERDTSTLSWDTFKKAFYNTYFSKSLRQEKEMEFINLKQGNMTVTEYQARFVELAKFAQSWMGSETTKARKFEMGLSPHISNLWFLLSLTLSLRWLIRHD from the coding sequence ATGGATGATGAAGTGCTTGCCGGTTTTGCACGACATACAAGGAAAAGACGTGATACCCATGAACCAAATGGACTTGTAAATCAAGAGGAGGGGGAGACCTCTAGAGCGGTAACAATTGAGGATATCGTTAGAGTTATGTCAGGAATAGCACAACAGCATACACCGACAAATAAGTTTGCTGAATTCAAGAAATTGGCTCCACCATACTTTGATGGTAGCAGCGATCCGCTAAAAGCTGACAAGTGGATAAAAGAGTTGGAGAAGTTCTTCGATGTACTCAAATGTGACGATGCAGAAAAGATACGATTTACAATATTTCAGTTACAAGGAAATGCAAGCGACTGGTGGGAGTTGGAGAAGCAAACTTACGAGCGCGATACAAGTACACTCTCATGGGATACATTTAAGAAAGCTTTTTACAACACCTACTTTTCCAAGAGTTTGAGGCAAGAGAAAGAGATGGAATTCATAAATCTGAAGCAAGGGAATATGACTGTTACTGAATATCAAGCTCGGTTTGTGGAATTAGCAAAGTTTGCTCAATCATGGATGGGAAGTGAGACTACGAAGGCGAGAAAGTTTGAAATGGGGTTGAGTCCCCACATAAGCAATTTGTGGTTCCTTTTGAGCTTAACACTTTCATTGAGGTGGTTGATAAGGCACGATTGA